The genomic segment aggaattgtgtacagatccttgcaacatggggctgtgcattatcatgctgaaacatgaggtgatggcgcgtcaatgggcctcaggatctcatcacgatatctctgtgcattcaagttgccatcaataaaatgcaaattgtgttcattgtctgtagcttatgcctgcccagtggtggaaaaagtacccaattgtcatacttgagtaaaagtaaagataatttaatagaaaatgactgctcaccctgtaaaatactacttgagtaaaagccaaaaaattatttggttttaaatatacttaagtatcgaaatcaaatgtaattgttaaaatatacttaattaagtatcaaaagtataaataatttcaaattccttatattaagcaaatcaaATGGCCTAATTTCATGTTTTAAAAATGtaaggatagccaggggcacacaacATTCAGACACAATTTACAAGCAAAACATGTgattagtgagtccgccagatcagaggtagtagggatgaccagggattttctcttgaTAAGTACGTGAATTGGAGCGTTTCAGTCagagtacttttggatgtcagggacaatgtatggagtaaaatgtacattattttctttaggaatgtagtgaagtaacaGTTGTCcataatataaatagtaaagtacaagtacagataccccaaaaaacaacttacttaagtagtactttaaagtatttttacacttctgttcctgcccataccataaccccaccacggggcactctgttcacaacactgacatcagcaaaccactcgtccACACGACACCAGACACGTGATCTGCGGTtatggttggacgtactgccaaattctctaaaacaatgtgggaggtggcaacagctctggtggacatttctgcagtcaacatgccaactgcacactccctcatTTTAGAGTGGACATTTTATTGTCCCCTGTataaatgatcatgctgtttaattagcttcttgatatgtcacacctgtcaaggGGACGGGTTATCCTggaaaaggataaatgctcactaacaggaatgtaaaacATTTGTGcataaaatttgagagaaatattatttttgtgcgtattggaacatttctgggatcttttatttcagctcatgaaacatgggaccaacactttacatgttgcatgaaatgttttgttcagtgtagatacacatgaccaaaagtatttggacacctgctcgttgaacatcccattcaaaaatcatgggcattaatatggagttggtcccccctttgctgctagaacagcctccactcttctgggaaggttttccactagatgttggaacattgctgaggggacttgcttccattcagccacaagagcattagtgaggtcaggcactgatgttgagcgattaggcctggcttgcagtctgtGTTCCTGCCCCAagctgtttccacaaagttgtaAACTCAGAAGAATCTAGTATGTCATTGTAGGCTGTGGCGTTTTCCTTCAATGGACCTAAGGGGCCCAGcctgaacaatgaaaaacagccccaggccattattcctcttccaccacactttacagttggcactatacatttgGGCAGGTTAagagaaatttgacaaactgacttattggaaaggtggcatcctatgacggtgccacgttgaaagtcactgagctcttcagtaaggcattctaccgccaatgtttgtctatggagattgcatggccttGTGCtcaatgttatacacctgtcagcaacaggtgtggctgaaatagccaaatccactaattagAAGGGGTGTCCTCATTTGTGTATTTTGTTTATGTACAGTACtggtcaaaagttgacacacctacttatttaagggtttctttatttattttttactattttctacattgtagaataatagtgaagacatcaaaactatgaaataacacatatggaaggtctagtgattgtggaggccaggtcatctgacgcagcactccatcactcttcttggtcaaatagcccttctatagcctggaggtgtgttgggtcctgttgaaaaacaaatgatagtcccactaagcgcaaatcagataggatggcgtatcgctgcagaatgctgtggtagccatgctggttaagtgtgcctgcaattctaaataaatcactgacagtgtcaccagcaaagcaccatcagacctcctcctccatgcttcacagtggaaaccacacatgcggagatcatccgttcacctactctgtctcacaaagacagcggttggaaccaaaaatctcaaatttggacttatcacatcaaaggacagatttccaccggtctaatttccattgctcatgtttcttggcccaagcaagtctcttcttcttattggtgtcctttagtagtggtttctttgcagcaattcgaccatgaaggcctgattcacacagtctcctctgaacagttgatgttgagaggtatctgttacttgaagtccgaataatttatttgggctgaaatttctgaggctggtaactaattaacttatcctctgaagcagaggtaactctgggtcttcctttcctgtggcggttctcatgagatccagtttcattttaagaccttcatgtcttaaagtaatgatggactgtcatttctatttgcttatttgacctattcttgccataatatggacttggtcttttaccaaatagggctatattctgtataccacacctaccttgtcacaacacaactgattggctcaaacgcattaagaaggaaagaaattccacaaattaacaaggcacacctgttaattgaaatgcattccaggtgactacctcatgaagctggttgagagaatcccaagagtgtgcaaagctgtcatcaagacaaagggtggctactttgaagaatctcaaatatatttggattcggataacacttttttggttactacataattccatgtgttatttcatagttttgatgtcttcaatattattctaaaatgtagaaaatagtaaagataaagaaaaacccttgaatgagtaagtgttttgactggtactgtagctgtGCAGCaaggctccccatccaacctgacagagcttgagaggatctgcagagaagaatgggagaaactaaccaaatacaggtgtgccaagcttgtagcttcatacccaagaagactcaaggctgtaatcgctgccaaagatgcttcaacaaagtactgaataaagggtctgaatacttatgtaaaatgtattattttcaaaatgttttatatatactttccgaatgcactgtacatctctTTCTTGACTTCTCAAGTTATACAATTTTCGTTCCTTTAAATCATTTCTGTCCGCAACAACATCTAAGGCTGCTGTGATATCGGTTTTTGTTGTTTATAAATTagccaaaatgtctaaaaacctgtttttgttttgtcattatggggtattgtgtgtagattgacgagggaataaaaacattatttaaaaaacattactaTAAGGCtgcaacctaacaaaatgtggggaaagtaaaggggtcggaatactttccggaGGCACTAtatgtatgtagctagtgagtgtgtgtgcgccatTGCATTCAAAGGTAtgtgtgagtacacacacatgcCACGTTACGTACTATGTCTtcaaaaggtgtgtgtgttcatgtatgcATATGTGTGATCACCGTGTGTGCCTATGCTTTTACACTTCACagttgtgtgttcgtgtgtgcacGCCATGTTATGTCTCTTCACATCTTACCCGGGGGATGAGGCTGCTGCTGTTGACTCGTCTGAAGCGTCTCTGGAGGGCGTCGTACTCCATGTCGTTGACATCTGCCTTCAGCTGCTCCACTTTCTTCCTCTCCATGAGCAGCTCCTTCAGTAGACGCTCCATCCGGGCCCTCTGGTGCAGCAGGAGAGCTGTGGGAAACAGTGGAACACAGCGCTTCAGATGGGATGAGGGAATACACAGGTGGATGTGCAGGAATGGTTCTGTGCACAGATGAACAAACACAAACGAGCAAGCAcaccaaatacatacacacaggaacacaccccCACGTAAATACTATAGAGTCCTGTATCGGTTCGGATACCCACAGTTCCCcgcaataaatatatatttacattttttaattttatCAGCTGGCGGgtctgaatgggggggggggatctgaatACCCccgtctgaatacttcccgaatgcactgaaCGTATGTAAATTCTTTAATTTCACAcccatatatacactaccggtcaaaagctcgctttattttttactatgttctacattgtcgaagagtgaagacatcaaaactatgaaataacacatatggaatcatttagtaaccccccccccccccaaaaaaagtcaaatcattcaaaatatattttatatttgagattcttcaaatagccaccctttgactcGATGAGAGCTTTGAGATATTTTAATTCAAACAAttgttttgatgaatttattcataccatTTCCTCCTTCCACAAGATTATAGTCCACTCcagacacaaatctagggttgctacccaatgCCGGCTGGTAGTTCGTTCTTTCGGTTCAATTGCCAGAGAAGCgaccagtcgttcagtctttttgttctgtatctatggatgcgacccagttctaaatgttccattgccatactggctggcaacgttcttatcccttgcttgctcgCCAGCCAACTGCGGCTAAGTTACAGTCATGTCAAACCgtgcagacagaataacaacagtagctgcatttgtttaagctgttctctagtgacatttatttggatacatccataacaatgaactAATGATgcaatttcacctggcatagaacatGTGCTCTCTCATCAGCAATCTGTTGTTTgagagctagccaacaacacagttaacacaacaatcacttcaaactgaagctggaaagactgcaaactagctgcacttcatttcGTTTGACCTGCTTTCTATTGATATATACAAAGAActatccataaaaattatgccgACTCATGATTTCCACCTGCTGAGAAAAGCTGCccacctgtctgtctcatcccgactccCAACACGTTCATAattatgggacagctggagatcgaatttgaataatGAAacaatgttagtctaaaagaaatgggagatcatgtctagatgctttttatggaggagatcaagtttataaattgcctggctgggctgatgagacagtggaatgCACAGTCAGATGAAACAGAGTAAacaggcattttaacgtcatagatttagccggtggtaacttgtggaatagacactggctgggaATGTGGTTTTAAGCAATAAACATTTaagattagacccacccattgtataaacaACAAATAAGCGCACTGGTAAACACACaaatgcgcacgcacacacactcttatCCATCCATAAGCCATGCCTACCCTGGGTGTAAGCGTAGTCATCGGAGCCTGAGCTGGACCGGCGGGGCATGCGGTTGGCGATGTGGCTGGCGATGTTACCGGGCAGAGCCGAGATGGGCAGGATAGGCGCCGGGGCCAGCGCATGGTGCTCCCCCTGGTCCACCATATTGAGCAGAGACTCAGGAGGGGAGGACACGGGAGGGGAGCCTGAGGGGGGCCTCTGCTGGGCCTGGCCTGGGGACACTTTGATCTTAAAGGTGTAGCCCGCCTGACTGCCCGGCTGGGGCGAGGAGGCAGGTCTGGGCCGCGTGGGGCCCTGGTGCAGGTAGACCCCAGGGTGGAATGCGGCGGGGCCCCCGCCACTAAGGCCTCGCTGGGGTGAGCTGGGTGAGGGGCTTGTGGCCATGTAGAGCGTCTGGCCCGGGGGACAGTGGACGGGGGAGTTGCTGCGGGGCCGTGTGCCCTCCAAGGTGATCTCGATCTGGTTCTTCAGGGAGCTCTTGGGCAGGTAGGGCCGGTAGATGGGCTGCTGCTGTTGGTGGTGCTGGTGGTAGGGCATGCTGGCCAGGGTGGGAGGGCTGATTGGCAGGAAGACATGGGTCTGCTGGTGCTGGGGGTGGGGCTGGTGCTGGTGTTGGACTTGGTGCTGTACCTGCTGTTGGGGTTGCACTTGGTGGGGTTGGTGCTGGGGTGAGCTATAGGGGGACTGGTAGGTGGGAGTGGCGTAGGGCGAGGGCTGATACACAGGCTGCCCGGGCGAAGGCCAAGGAGAGGGCTGGGGGCTCTGGGAGGGGGAGGGACGGAGGTAGAGGGCATTGCCGCCACTGTTGCCATAGTGACCGACGGGGATATGCAGGGCCTGGGGGGCATTGGGAAGGTTCTGGGAGAGGGTGACCGTGATGGGGTTCATGGTGTAGCGGGGAACGGGGGAGTAGGTAGGGGACATGCCCTGCatgggaggaggggtgggggtgctGGCTGAGCGCCCCCCGTGCTCCTTCATGAAGAAGGGGTTGTACCCCGGCGAGGGTGCCATGGTGGCGGGGGCCGAGAGGGGTTCCTGGAAGCCGGCCCGCGGAAGCTCGATATGACCGTCGCTGGAGCTGTGCACCAGGGAGCGCCCACCCCCGTTGGACTTGCCCGCCTCCGGGGGGGGGTAGCCCAACTGGATGTGCAGCATGTGGTTCCGGCTCAGGCGAACCTCCTCCGGACTGTGGAACTCCCCATAGAGGTATCTGTTACTCTCCTGAGCCAGTAGGCGGCAGCATATATccaggttgttgttgttctggaaGAGAGGAAACAGCAGACAGGAAAACAGCAAGCTCAGTGATGGAGGCCAGACTGGAATTCTATAGCGGTCACTGCTCTCTGTCTATTAACTGTAGAAAACAGAGGGTCACTAACCCCGACTAAATCATCGATCAAACCCCACAAACAGCTGTCAATATTCAACTTCATGTGTAACAGCATATAGGAACTTCAACAAGAAAATGTGTATCTAtgcttccaaaatggcaccttaaCATGTTGTGTAGACTGAGCACGCGTGAGCACCATTGCGCAAATGTTGATTTTGCACatccacaccagacgcgatccagacacacaggttgaaatgtcaaaacgaactctgaaccaactaaacacagcaaaaaaaagaaatgtcccttttcagGACCATTTCTTTCAAAGaaaattcgtaaaaatccaaataacttcacagatgttcattgtaaagggtttaaacactgtttcccatgcttgttcaatgaaccataaacaattaatgaacatgcacctgtggaacggtcgttaagacactaacaggcTGAGGGCTaaaagggctaaaatagaagttctatttctgacgcagatcgcgctgcaagtcctgcctctcccatcgcctcattggtttatagaagtaggtacccacgtgccatctcctcattggttatacccacgtgggtgactgaaagacgaacgaggtcggtggcggtaatgcacctaatttatgaaagttgccaatcgcaatataaagtcaagagaagaaaaaaactaggaggagagatgactagaaacgattcggttaaCCGTTTGTGGAttcattgtcggagtagaggaccttgtgcatttcaggtaaaataacaacttaatgtttatatcccaggaaaaattacctagcaacagcaagctagctaaataggacaaattagctagcaagtgcaggctaactagctaaataggacaaattagctagcaagtgcaggctaactagctaaataggacaaattagctagcaagtgcaggctaactagctaaattgccataaaggtGTAATGCTTTTTGACTTGTCCCCGAATTAATGTAATtgtttcagagtttgttttgatattttaacctgtgtcgtgatcgcgtttggtgtagggagacaaaataaatgtatgcatgaTGGAGCACGCGCGCAGCCAGTTTGGGTTCCgtttaacagcttacagacagttggcaattaaggtcacagttatgaaaacttaggacactaaaaagaggcctttctacagacTGAAAAACtaaaaaagaaagatgccctgggtccctgttcatctgcgtgaacgtgccttaggcatgctgcaaggaggcatgaggactgcagatgtggccagggcaataaattgcaatgtccgtactgtgagacacctaagacatcACTACAGGGAGaccggacggacagctgatcatcctcgcagtggcagaccacgtgtaacaacacctacacaggattggtacatccgaacatcacacctgcgggacaggtacaggatggcaacaactgcccgagttacaccaggaacgcacaatccctccatcagtgctcagactgtccgcaataggctgagagaggctggactgagggcttgtaggcctgctgtaaggcaggtcctcaccagacatcaccggcaacaacatcgcctataggcacaaacccacagtcgctgaacaagacaggacaggcaaaaagtgctcttcactgacgagtcgcggttttgtctcaccaggggtgatggtgggATTCGCGTtcatcatcgaaggaatgagcgttacaccaaggcctgtactctggagcgggatcgatttggaggtagagggtccctcatggtctggggcggtgtgtcacagcatcttTGGACTGaacttgtcattgcaggcaatctcaacactgtgcgttacagagaagacatcctcctccctcatgtggtacccttcctgcaggctcatcctgacatgaccctccagcatgacaatgccaccagccatactgctcgttctgtgcatgattcactgcaagacaggaatgtcagtgttctgccatggccagtaaagagcccggatcttaatcccattgagcacgtctgggacctgttggatcggagggtgagggctagggccattccccccagaaatgtccaggaacttgcaagtgccttggtggaagagtggggtaacatctcacagcaactggcaaatctggtgcagtccatgaggagcagatgcactgcagtacttaatgcagctggtggcaacAACAGAAACTGgactgttaattttgattttgaccccccttttttCAAGgatacattattcaatttctgttagtcacatgtctgtggaacttgttcagtttatgtctatgtttgtgttgttgaatcttgctatgttcatacaaatatttacacatgttgagtttgctgaaaataaacattgagaggacgtttctcagtttatattaatttggggacaggtcgaaacacatgaaacattcaCGAACATGCTGTTGCTATCTAATTTgttctgggatataaacattgggttgttaaaTGCACACGGTCCATTTTTCCTTGATCTTTGTAGAATTTTTACCCATTTCATGGCACACAAAATAGTGTGTTCTCTAGTCATACATTTAATCCACCGAAAAAAGATAGAAGGGGAAACTAATAGTTTCTAGTAGGGGCgacagttagcctagtggttagaggaccagtaaccgaaaggttgcgagatcgaatccccgatctgacaaggtaaaaatatgttgttttgcccctgaacaaggcagttaaccaactgttcctaggccatcattgtaaataaaaatgtgactgacttgcctggttaagtaatattttttttaaataaaatagtaatctctcctccatcAGTAGTCTTCTTCTTCTGACTGTAAGTTGGCAACCAaatttaaggtgcattaccaccaccaactggactggagtgtggaccccagttcatctttcaatcacccacgtgggtaaaTGCTCtaaaaaaccaatgaggagatgggagaggcgggactttaGCGCCTGAC from the Oncorhynchus kisutch isolate 150728-3 linkage group LG4, Okis_V2, whole genome shotgun sequence genome contains:
- the tab3 gene encoding TGF-beta-activated kinase 1 and MAP3K7-binding protein 3, with the protein product MAQGGPPLDYHVLQDLKQRFPEIPEGVVSQCLLQNNNNLDICCRLLAQESNRYLYGEFHSPEEVRLSRNHMLHIQLGYPPPEAGKSNGGGRSLVHSSSDGHIELPRAGFQEPLSAPATMAPSPGYNPFFMKEHGGRSASTPTPPPMQGMSPTYSPVPRYTMNPITVTLSQNLPNAPQALHIPVGHYGNSGGNALYLRPSPSQSPQPSPWPSPGQPVYQPSPYATPTYQSPYSSPQHQPHQVQPQQQVQHQVQHQHQPHPQHQQTHVFLPISPPTLASMPYHQHHQQQQPIYRPYLPKSSLKNQIEITLEGTRPRSNSPVHCPPGQTLYMATSPSPSSPQRGLSGGGPAAFHPGVYLHQGPTRPRPASSPQPGSQAGYTFKIKVSPGQAQQRPPSGSPPVSSPPESLLNMVDQGEHHALAPAPILPISALPGNIASHIANRMPRRSSSGSDDYAYTQALLLHQRARMERLLKELLMERKKVEQLKADVNDMEYDALQRRFRRVNSSSLIPRPEEMTRLRSLNRQLQIDIDCTLKETDLLQSRGKFDPKAENNFYKNIQTGPVVPPKPGRKEVERKAKPVAAGPPQRDEDFEGAQWSCEECTFLNHPALNRCEQCEMPRYT